From Halalkalibaculum roseum, one genomic window encodes:
- a CDS encoding histidine kinase dimerization/phosphoacceptor domain -containing protein, translating into MHIGAIVYKKFDLNGRSSNRLMVLLERLERFNESNNFKTLLDEVLETARDVMDTESSSLMLLDRKTGELVLKNPTEEDDATPEKRVPKFEGYCGWSVEHEIPLLVNEVDITGNLYRAELYENYHLKNLICAPLFSRKNKIIGVIQVANRLGDEGFETDDLPIFQELARHAARAIESTISKGTQDSLLEEKRLMVSELHHRMKNNLDMISDMVEMEETKLDDSTSKEVLKKIQSRVKSINIVYDLLSGKEDKSEVDLGPYVKELVDTISMGLSTPVRDISIEVNIDEIRLHPDRTLAFGLILNELLVNSYKHAFKYKSEGSILIDISSRGGTITMHYKDNGIGMPVDFDEEEYASQGFKLIFSLTEKLYGDFSFNKKTGYKGLECTLEFPDFDYIHTS; encoded by the coding sequence ATGCACATAGGTGCAATCGTATATAAAAAATTCGACTTGAACGGACGATCCAGCAACCGGTTGATGGTTTTGCTGGAGCGACTTGAGCGTTTTAACGAGTCTAATAATTTCAAAACCTTACTTGATGAGGTTCTTGAAACGGCTCGTGATGTCATGGATACCGAATCAAGTTCATTGATGCTTCTCGATCGCAAGACCGGAGAACTGGTTCTTAAGAATCCTACCGAAGAAGACGATGCCACTCCCGAAAAGCGAGTTCCCAAATTTGAAGGATACTGCGGGTGGAGTGTGGAGCATGAAATACCGCTGCTTGTCAATGAGGTTGATATTACAGGCAACCTATACCGTGCCGAACTGTATGAAAACTACCATCTCAAGAATTTGATTTGTGCCCCTCTCTTTAGCAGGAAGAATAAGATTATCGGTGTGATTCAGGTAGCCAACAGGCTGGGTGATGAAGGCTTTGAAACAGATGATCTTCCGATTTTCCAGGAATTGGCCCGGCATGCAGCCCGTGCCATTGAGTCCACCATCTCGAAAGGAACCCAGGATAGTCTGCTGGAGGAAAAGAGGCTTATGGTCTCAGAGCTACATCATCGGATGAAGAACAATCTAGATATGATATCTGATATGGTGGAGATGGAGGAGACGAAATTAGACGACTCCACCAGCAAGGAGGTACTTAAGAAGATTCAGTCGAGAGTTAAGTCAATCAACATCGTATATGATCTGCTGTCCGGTAAGGAGGACAAGTCGGAAGTGGATCTCGGTCCTTATGTCAAGGAACTGGTTGATACCATTTCCATGGGGTTGTCAACACCGGTACGTGATATCTCCATCGAAGTAAATATTGATGAGATCAGGTTGCATCCGGATCGAACGCTGGCTTTTGGACTCATACTCAATGAACTGCTTGTTAACAGTTATAAGCATGCCTTCAAATACAAAAGTGAAGGTTCCATTCTGATAGACATATCAAGTAGAGGCGGGACTATTACCATGCACTATAAGGATAACGGCATCGGTATGCCGGTGGATTTTGATGAAGAAGAGTACGCCTCGCAGGGTTTCAAACTTATTTTTTCACTTACGGAAAAGTTGTACGGCGATTTTTCTTTTAATAAGAAAACCGGATACAAAGGACTGGAATGTACGCTTGAGTTTCCGGATTTCGATTACATTCATACCAGCTAA
- a CDS encoding FAD-dependent oxidoreductase, whose translation MSIDKPDNFYPVIIVGGGPVGLYLGCLLHKYDIPFVILEKRQERIQHSRSLGIHPVSLELFDELGIADRFVEKGIKIHRGIAFSENGRIGSIAFNDCPKPFNYILSLPQYITETILEEHLDSLNPDALFRGAEVTWIEESDNFVTVSLNLSGKPISIKCRCLVGCDGKESMVREQAGIAFEGVSYPDTYIMGDFSDNTNFDDDAAVFLPDQGLIESFPLINNRRRWVVKTKEYIENVSRSDLEKRVAARIGYELSETDNYMLSSFGVQRLIAKPMARSRIALAGDAAHVVSPIGGQGMNLGWLDAAELAKHLESSLANEDDEALFQKLETYARHRQKITAKVIRRAEINMKLGRKSKLPYLRNTLVWLMLNTPLKRSVARLFTMRNLENGFL comes from the coding sequence ATGAGCATTGATAAACCTGACAATTTTTATCCGGTGATCATAGTAGGTGGCGGACCCGTGGGATTGTATCTTGGTTGTCTACTGCACAAATATGATATCCCCTTCGTAATACTGGAAAAGCGACAGGAACGCATCCAACATTCACGCTCACTGGGCATACATCCTGTCTCCCTGGAGCTATTTGATGAACTGGGTATAGCCGATCGTTTTGTAGAAAAGGGTATTAAAATACACCGGGGAATTGCCTTTTCAGAGAATGGAAGAATTGGATCCATTGCTTTTAATGATTGTCCGAAGCCGTTCAACTACATCCTCTCCCTTCCGCAATATATAACCGAAACCATACTTGAGGAACATCTGGACAGTCTGAATCCCGATGCCCTGTTTCGAGGTGCGGAAGTAACATGGATTGAGGAGAGTGATAATTTTGTGACCGTTTCCTTAAACCTCTCCGGGAAGCCTATAAGCATTAAATGCCGCTGTCTGGTTGGGTGTGACGGCAAAGAGAGTATGGTAAGAGAACAGGCCGGCATAGCTTTCGAGGGCGTATCATATCCCGATACTTACATCATGGGCGATTTCAGTGACAACACCAATTTTGATGATGATGCCGCCGTTTTTTTACCTGATCAGGGATTGATTGAATCCTTTCCCCTAATCAATAACCGCAGGCGATGGGTGGTAAAAACCAAAGAGTATATTGAAAATGTTAGCCGTAGTGATCTGGAAAAACGTGTAGCAGCACGTATTGGATATGAACTATCGGAAACAGATAATTATATGCTCAGCAGCTTTGGTGTTCAAAGGTTAATTGCCAAACCAATGGCCAGGTCACGCATCGCACTGGCAGGTGACGCGGCACATGTGGTGAGTCCAATAGGCGGACAGGGCATGAACCTCGGGTGGCTCGACGCTGCCGAATTGGCAAAACATCTCGAAAGCTCATTGGCAAATGAAGATGATGAGGCTCTATTTCAAAAACTGGAAACATATGCCCGCCATCGTCAAAAAATCACGGCAAAAGTTATACGAAGAGCGGAAATAAATATGAAGCTTGGTAGGAAATCGAAACTGCCGTACTTGCGAAATACTTTAGTTTGGCTGATGCTAAATACTCCCTTGAAAAGATCCGTTGCCAGACTGTTTACAATGAGAAATCTGGAAAACGGATTTCTTTGA
- a CDS encoding methyltransferase domain-containing protein: MPFFLKDRDEDAQEKMDDPNCDKEKLFNTYKQFSVINGLISGWRSIYKNEIRPACNDLSRRYSLLDIGFGGGDLALKLADWTKSDQIGMEITAIETDERAYEYVKDMSTPPNITFRQISSTALREEGQSFDFVISNHLLHHLNKGELLKLLDESKELSQKKVLFSDIERSDLGYLLFNTLSRPIFNDSFITEDGLTSIKRSYTASELKSTVPPAWKVKRKFPYRLLLRYEH; the protein is encoded by the coding sequence ATGCCATTTTTTTTAAAAGATCGAGACGAAGATGCTCAGGAAAAAATGGACGACCCCAATTGCGACAAGGAGAAGCTCTTCAATACCTACAAACAGTTCTCAGTGATCAACGGTCTCATCTCGGGGTGGAGATCCATCTACAAAAATGAAATTCGTCCTGCTTGTAATGATTTGTCCCGTAGGTACTCACTGCTTGATATAGGCTTCGGAGGCGGTGATCTGGCTCTTAAATTAGCTGATTGGACGAAGTCAGATCAAATCGGCATGGAAATCACTGCCATTGAAACAGATGAGCGGGCCTATGAATATGTTAAAGACATGAGTACACCGCCTAATATTACTTTTAGGCAGATTTCATCAACGGCACTGAGGGAAGAAGGACAAAGCTTTGATTTTGTAATCTCCAATCACCTGCTGCATCACCTGAATAAGGGAGAACTTTTAAAGCTTTTGGATGAGTCGAAGGAGTTGAGTCAAAAGAAAGTTCTTTTTAGCGATATAGAACGCAGTGATTTGGGTTATTTGCTATTCAACACACTCTCCAGACCTATTTTCAACGACTCTTTTATTACGGAAGACGGTCTGACCTCCATCAAGCGAAGCTATACGGCTTCCGAATTGAAGAGTACTGTCCCTCCGGCCTGGAAAGTAAAACGAAAATTCCCATACCGGCTTTTGTTGCGTTATGAGCATTGA
- a CDS encoding type III polyketide synthase, whose amino-acid sequence MAVFIEHISTLVPEHSYQQDFLRERMKEYVGSKRSTKSIIHRIYSNSGIEKRHTVINDFRKNGHDPYFFSKDGNLGTPSTGSRNDLYTVHAKEMFVELARQLVEECPGTSKDEITHVITVSCTGFFAPEPAFEIVKELGLHPATQRYHLGFMGCFAAFPALKMAKSFCESDPDAKVMVICLELCSIHLQDSEETDNLISASVFADGASGVLVSSSPPEQGGYRLEQFAGSVAKDSEKDMAWTIGDTGFDMVLSTYVPEIIESNLEQSVLPLFKNFDQELKEIDFWAIHPGGRAILDKIEKSFSLRTEQLEASRQVLNTYGNMSSATIFFVLKYLLEEQAAKDDSILAMAFGPGLTIESGLLTKV is encoded by the coding sequence ATGGCCGTCTTCATTGAACATATTTCAACGCTGGTTCCCGAGCATTCCTACCAGCAGGATTTTTTACGGGAACGCATGAAAGAGTATGTCGGCAGCAAGCGATCTACCAAAAGTATCATCCATCGAATTTACAGCAATTCCGGTATTGAAAAGAGACATACTGTTATTAATGATTTCCGGAAGAATGGTCATGACCCCTACTTTTTTAGCAAAGATGGGAACCTGGGTACTCCATCCACCGGATCAAGAAATGATCTCTATACCGTTCATGCCAAAGAGATGTTCGTGGAATTGGCCCGCCAACTTGTTGAAGAATGTCCTGGCACCAGTAAGGATGAAATTACACACGTCATCACCGTCTCTTGTACGGGTTTCTTCGCCCCTGAACCGGCCTTCGAAATCGTTAAAGAGCTGGGATTACATCCTGCAACACAACGGTATCACCTTGGATTCATGGGCTGTTTTGCTGCCTTCCCCGCTCTGAAAATGGCCAAGTCATTTTGCGAGTCAGATCCTGATGCCAAAGTCATGGTGATCTGTCTCGAACTGTGCAGCATTCACCTGCAGGATTCAGAAGAAACCGACAACCTCATTTCGGCTTCTGTCTTTGCCGACGGAGCATCAGGTGTGCTCGTGAGCAGTTCCCCTCCTGAGCAAGGAGGCTATCGGCTTGAACAGTTTGCAGGATCTGTAGCAAAAGACAGTGAAAAGGATATGGCCTGGACCATTGGTGATACCGGGTTTGACATGGTGCTCTCCACTTATGTACCCGAGATTATCGAGTCAAACCTTGAACAGTCGGTCTTACCACTGTTCAAAAATTTCGATCAGGAACTCAAAGAAATTGACTTCTGGGCTATACACCCAGGAGGAAGAGCCATACTCGACAAAATTGAAAAGAGCTTTAGTCTGCGCACCGAGCAACTCGAGGCTTCCCGGCAGGTTCTCAATACCTATGGCAATATGAGCAGTGCAACCATCTTTTTTGTACTAAAATACCTACTTGAAGAACAGGCCGCTAAAGATGATTCAATACTGGCTATGGCCTTCGGTCCCGGGCTGACCATTGAGAGCGGACTCCTGACAAAAGTATAA
- a CDS encoding MATE family efflux transporter, with translation MVSFLKSQKKGFKTEAVHTLKLGLPVIAAQLLQMSMNFVDTVMAGNLSAEALAAVAVGGAVFIPFIMLAAGIMMAITPIVAQLYGGRNFPEIGINARQGLWLSQLLAIPVFFAIRNLGIVMELLEVTQEIIPVAIGYLQAISWGIFPLCAYMALRFFNEGMSVTRPSMYIALIGVLVNIPANYVLMYGKLGFPQLGAVGCGYASSLVALVMFLCMLIFTMQHKPYRRFEIFSSFKMPEWSYLKEILRIGVPIGLSSTMEVTMFALVSLLMGSLSAVAVAGHQVAINFSAMTFMVPFGLSTAITTRVGNAIGKKSITEARRRGFVGISLATFFMSITAVIMFTIPDLITSIYTQNKAVQQVAISLLYMAAIFQISDGLQVSSYGALRGLKDTTVPMYVNLFAYWVVGLPLGYYLGITLNYGPQGLWIGLIAGLTVAAIFHNLRFFRMTG, from the coding sequence TTGGTTTCTTTTCTGAAATCACAAAAAAAGGGATTTAAAACGGAAGCGGTCCATACCCTTAAATTGGGTCTGCCGGTGATTGCCGCACAATTGCTGCAGATGTCTATGAACTTCGTGGATACCGTAATGGCCGGTAATCTTTCTGCTGAAGCCTTAGCGGCTGTTGCGGTTGGTGGAGCGGTATTCATTCCCTTCATCATGCTGGCGGCAGGTATCATGATGGCTATTACTCCGATAGTGGCACAGCTGTACGGAGGACGTAATTTCCCGGAAATAGGAATTAACGCACGCCAGGGGCTTTGGTTGAGTCAGCTGCTTGCCATTCCGGTATTTTTTGCGATTCGAAATCTAGGTATTGTGATGGAGCTTCTGGAAGTGACGCAGGAGATTATCCCTGTGGCCATAGGCTACCTTCAAGCCATCTCGTGGGGTATTTTTCCGCTTTGTGCCTATATGGCGCTGCGATTCTTCAATGAGGGTATGTCCGTCACTCGACCCAGCATGTATATTGCCTTGATTGGTGTACTGGTAAATATTCCGGCCAACTATGTGCTGATGTATGGCAAGCTGGGTTTCCCACAACTTGGTGCTGTTGGATGCGGGTATGCCTCTTCTCTTGTAGCACTCGTGATGTTTCTGTGTATGCTCATATTTACCATGCAGCACAAACCTTACCGACGATTTGAGATATTTTCTTCCTTCAAGATGCCCGAATGGTCCTACCTGAAAGAGATTCTGAGAATTGGCGTACCCATCGGCTTGAGTTCTACGATGGAAGTGACCATGTTCGCCCTTGTTAGCCTGCTGATGGGGTCGCTTAGCGCCGTAGCAGTGGCCGGGCACCAGGTAGCCATCAACTTTTCCGCCATGACATTTATGGTTCCCTTTGGCCTATCTACCGCCATTACCACGCGGGTTGGGAATGCCATCGGGAAAAAATCCATCACCGAGGCGCGCAGGAGAGGATTCGTGGGTATTAGCCTTGCTACATTTTTTATGAGCATTACGGCTGTCATCATGTTCACCATACCTGATCTGATTACCAGCATCTATACTCAAAATAAAGCTGTTCAACAGGTGGCCATAAGCCTGCTCTATATGGCTGCAATTTTTCAAATCTCCGACGGTCTCCAGGTAAGCAGCTATGGGGCGCTTCGCGGTTTGAAAGATACCACCGTGCCCATGTATGTGAACCTGTTTGCCTACTGGGTGGTTGGGCTTCCGCTCGGCTACTATTTGGGAATTACCTTGAATTACGGTCCCCAAGGGTTATGGATAGGACTTATTGCGGGTCTCACGGTAGCGGCTATCTTTCACAACTTGCGTTTTTTTCGGATGACGGGATGA